AACAAGTGATAAGCAATGGTCGCATCCAACAGTTTCGCCGAAGTCTGTGGGCCGAGCACACGGGCGGCTTGTCCGAAACAGACCCCCTGCTGAAAGACCTGGGTTCGCAGGCCGCCATTCAGAGGATTAGGAAGCTCTCCGAAGATGCGCTGCGAGCGTACACGCAGAACGAGGGAGAACACAATGTGCGTTTCCTCAGGTACCCTCTCGACGTTACATGCGACGGAAGGGTCCTGGTATTTCCAAACATACCAAGTATTCCGGATTTTGACGGTCTGATATTGCAAGATTTTCTGTATGACTACTACTTGTTCACGGTGTGCATGAGGGGCCAAAGGGTACAGGACTGAAAATTAGATCATGTGCATATGATGATCATGGTGTTGaacgataacatatatatatatatatatatatatatatatatatatatatatatatatatatatatgttatcgtatatatatatatatatatatatatatatatatatatatatatatatatatatatatatatatatatatattatcgttcatcaccattatcacaaacTATGAAATATAATacacgataatgattatattatatatataatatatttaaatataaatatatatatatatatatatatatataatatatatatatatatatatatatatatatatatatatatatatattacataaaaattaGATCATGTGCATATGATTGTGTTgaacgagaatatatatatatatatatatatatatatatatatatatatatatatatatatatatatatatatatatatatatattctcgttcAACACAATCATATGCACATGATCtaatttttatgtaatatatatatatatatatatatatatatatatatatatatatatatatatatatatatatatatatatatatttatatttaaatatattatatatataatataatcattatcgtgtATTATATTTCATAgtttgtgataatggtgatgaacgataatatatatatatatatatatatatatatatatatatatatatatatatatatatgaatatatatatatatatatatatatatatatatatatatatatacacatatatattatatatatatatatatatatatatatatatatatatataataataataataataatggtaataatgatccatctaaattaatatatatatgcatacattatcataataaaaaaaatatgtatatacataaaatgtatatatacatagatacacatttatgtagacacacacacacacatatatatgtaaatgtacatatatatatatttatatatatatatatatatatatatatatatatatatatatatatatatatatattatatacatacacacacaaacacgcacacacacacacacacacacacacacacacgcgcgcgcggccgtcttgcattcacgtgcaacggcggcgagggatcgaatcccgattggagaggttataaatttgataaaaatgcagtagtgcattattccatctttcatatgtatatgtatatatatatatatatatatatatatatatacatatatatatatatatatatatatatatatatatatatatatatatatgtatgtatgtattcatatacatatgatatgtctatatgtgtgtatatatatatatatatacatacatatatatatatatatatatatatatatatatatatacatacatatatatacatat
This portion of the Penaeus vannamei isolate JL-2024 chromosome 11, ASM4276789v1, whole genome shotgun sequence genome encodes:
- the LOC138863238 gene encoding uncharacterized protein; translation: MHMMYQQIAEELQAIDSDAHPTDYLFFMCLGKQEARINYDASGLPRPEPETKEWKWHNLSHFLIYVHSKLLIADDAYLVVGSANFNDRSFLGDRDTEIAVLAQQVETVGNYEQVISNGRIQQFRRSLWAEHTGGLSETDPLLKDLGSQAAIQRIRKLSEDALRAYTQNEGEHNVRFLRYPLDVTCDGRVLVFPNIPSIPDFDGLILQDFLYDYYLFTVCMRGQRVQD